The following are encoded together in the Pseudomonas sediminis genome:
- the gatA gene encoding Asp-tRNA(Asn)/Glu-tRNA(Gln) amidotransferase subunit GatA — MHQLTLAEIARGLADKQFSAEELSRSLLARIAQLDPQLNSFITVTEDLAIEQAKAADARRAAGENGPLLGAPIAHKDLFCTNGVLTSCGSKILTGFKAPYDATVVEKLAAAGTVTLGKLNMDEFAMGSANESSHYGPVKNPWDTSRVPGGSSGGSAAAVAARLLPAATGTDTGGSIRQPAALTNLTGIKPTYGRVSRWGMIAYASSLDQGGPLARTAEDCALLLGAMAGFDTKDSTSVDQPVDDYLAALAQPLAGLRIGLPKEYFGTGLDARIGEKVMTVVEELKKLGATVKDINLPNMQHAIPAYYVIAPAEASSNLSRFDGVRFGYRCENPKDLQDLYKRSREEGFGAEVKRRIMVGTYALSAGYYDAYYIKAQQIRRLIKNDFVAAFKEVDVILGPTTPNLAWKLGEKNADPVSAYLEDIYTITANLAGIPGLSMPAGFVDGLPVGVQLLGNYFQEGRLLNVAHQYQQVSDWHKQAPSGF, encoded by the coding sequence ATGCATCAACTGACCTTGGCCGAGATCGCCCGCGGCCTCGCCGACAAGCAATTCTCCGCCGAAGAGCTGAGCCGCAGCTTGCTTGCGCGCATCGCGCAACTCGACCCGCAGCTCAACAGCTTCATCACCGTCACCGAGGATCTGGCCATCGAGCAGGCCAAGGCCGCTGACGCACGCCGCGCCGCCGGTGAAAACGGTCCACTGCTCGGCGCGCCGATCGCGCACAAGGATCTGTTCTGTACCAACGGCGTGCTGACCTCCTGTGGTTCGAAAATTCTCACCGGCTTCAAGGCCCCCTATGACGCCACCGTGGTCGAGAAGCTGGCCGCCGCTGGCACTGTCACCCTGGGCAAGCTGAACATGGACGAATTCGCCATGGGCTCGGCCAACGAATCCAGCCACTACGGCCCGGTGAAGAACCCTTGGGACACCAGCCGCGTACCGGGTGGTTCCTCGGGTGGTTCGGCCGCCGCCGTTGCTGCGCGCCTGCTGCCAGCCGCTACCGGCACCGACACTGGCGGCTCGATTCGCCAGCCAGCCGCGCTGACCAACCTTACCGGCATCAAACCGACCTACGGCCGCGTCTCGCGCTGGGGCATGATCGCCTATGCTTCCAGCCTCGATCAGGGTGGCCCGCTGGCCCGCACCGCCGAAGACTGCGCACTGCTGCTCGGCGCCATGGCCGGCTTCGATACCAAGGATTCCACCAGCGTCGATCAGCCGGTCGATGACTACCTCGCCGCCCTCGCCCAGCCGCTGGCCGGCCTGCGCATCGGCCTGCCCAAGGAATACTTCGGCACTGGCCTCGATGCGCGCATCGGTGAGAAGGTGATGACTGTGGTCGAGGAGTTGAAAAAGCTCGGCGCCACCGTCAAGGACATCAACCTGCCGAACATGCAGCACGCCATCCCGGCCTACTACGTGATCGCGCCAGCAGAAGCCAGCTCCAACCTGTCGCGTTTCGACGGCGTGCGCTTCGGCTACCGCTGCGAAAACCCCAAAGACCTGCAGGATCTGTACAAGCGCTCGCGGGAAGAAGGCTTCGGTGCCGAAGTGAAGCGCCGCATCATGGTTGGCACCTATGCGCTGTCCGCCGGTTACTACGATGCCTACTACATCAAGGCCCAGCAGATCCGCCGGCTGATCAAGAACGACTTCGTCGCGGCCTTCAAGGAGGTCGACGTGATCCTCGGCCCGACCACGCCGAACCTGGCCTGGAAACTCGGCGAGAAGAACGCCGACCCGGTGTCCGCCTACCTGGAAGACATCTACACCATCACCGCCAACCTGGCCGGCATTCCCGGCCTGTCGATGCCGGCCGGCTTCGTCGATGGTCTGCCAGTAGGCGTGCAGTTGCTCGGCAACTACTTCCAGGAAGGTCGTCTGCTCAATGTCGCACACCAGTACCAGCAGGTCAGCGACTGGCACAAACAAGCACCGAGCGGCTTCTGA
- the gatC gene encoding Asp-tRNA(Asn)/Glu-tRNA(Gln) amidotransferase subunit GatC, with the protein MALERSEVEKIAHLAHLGLNERDIPQTTETLNSILGLIDQMQAVDTQGIEPLAHPLEATQRLRADVVTESNQRDAYQAIAPAVESGLYLVPKVIE; encoded by the coding sequence ATGGCGCTTGAACGCTCCGAGGTGGAAAAAATCGCCCACCTGGCCCACCTGGGTCTGAACGAACGCGATATTCCGCAAACCACCGAGACCCTGAACAGCATTCTCGGCCTGATCGACCAGATGCAGGCGGTCGACACCCAGGGCATCGAACCCCTGGCCCACCCGCTGGAAGCCACCCAGCGTCTACGTGCCGACGTGGTCACCGAGAGCAACCAGCGCGACGCCTATCAGGCTATCGCCCCGGCCGTGGAAAGCGGTCTGTACCTCGTGCCGAAAGTCATCGAATAA
- the mreB gene encoding rod shape-determining protein MreB encodes MFKKLRGMFSSDLSIDLGTANTLIYVRERGIVLNEPSVVAIRTHGNQKSVVAVGTDAKRMLGRTPGNISAIRPMKDGVIADFSVCEKMLQYFINKVHENSFLQPSPRVLICVPCKSTQVERRAIRESALGAGAREVFLIEEPMAAAIGAGLPVEEARGSMVVDIGGGTTEIALISLNGVVYAESVRVGGDRFDEAIITYVRRNYGSLIGEGTAERIKQEIGTAYPGGEIREVDVRGRNLAEGVPRSFTLNSNEVLEALQESLATIVQAVKSALEQSPPELASDIAERGLVLTGGGALLRDLDKLLSQETGLPVIVAEDPLTCVARGGGKALEMMDRHAMDLLSTE; translated from the coding sequence ATGTTCAAGAAACTGCGTGGCATGTTTTCCAGCGATCTGTCGATCGACCTGGGCACTGCCAATACCCTTATTTATGTGCGCGAGCGCGGTATCGTCCTGAATGAGCCGTCCGTGGTCGCGATTCGTACCCATGGCAATCAGAAAAGTGTCGTGGCCGTTGGCACCGACGCCAAACGCATGCTCGGTCGTACGCCTGGCAACATCTCCGCCATCCGCCCGATGAAAGACGGTGTGATCGCCGACTTCAGCGTCTGCGAGAAGATGCTGCAGTACTTCATCAACAAGGTTCACGAGAACAGCTTCCTGCAGCCGTCGCCACGCGTGCTGATCTGCGTGCCGTGCAAGTCGACCCAGGTCGAGCGTCGCGCCATTCGTGAATCGGCGCTCGGCGCCGGTGCACGCGAAGTGTTCCTGATCGAAGAACCGATGGCCGCGGCCATCGGTGCCGGCTTGCCGGTCGAAGAGGCGCGCGGTTCGATGGTCGTCGACATCGGCGGCGGTACCACCGAGATCGCCCTGATTTCCCTGAACGGCGTGGTCTACGCCGAATCCGTGCGCGTCGGCGGCGACCGCTTCGACGAAGCCATCATCACCTACGTGCGTCGCAACTACGGCTCGCTGATCGGTGAAGGCACCGCCGAGCGTATCAAGCAGGAAATTGGCACTGCCTACCCGGGCGGCGAGATCCGCGAAGTCGACGTACGCGGCCGCAACCTGGCCGAGGGCGTACCGCGCAGCTTTACCCTGAATTCCAACGAAGTGCTCGAAGCGCTGCAGGAGTCCCTGGCGACCATCGTTCAGGCGGTCAAGAGCGCTTTGGAACAATCGCCGCCCGAGCTGGCCTCGGACATTGCCGAGCGCGGCCTGGTGCTGACCGGTGGTGGCGCGCTGCTGCGTGATCTGGACAAGCTGCTGAGCCAGGAAACCGGTCTGCCGGTGATCGTTGCCGAAGACCCGCTGACCTGCGTCGCCCGTGGCGGCGGCAAGGCCCTGGAAATGATGGATCGCCACGCCATGGACCTGCTCTCCACCGAGTGA
- the mreC gene encoding rod shape-determining protein MreC has product MLVFAVLSAVLMVVDARFDTLKPVRSMMGMVLTPLYELAEMPVRAWEGATQQISSRSELLAENEKLKAEALLLQRRLQKLATLTEQNVRLRELLNSAALVDEEVLVSELIGVDPNPYTHRILIDKGEKDCVDESKKNCVFLGQPVLDARGLMGQVVEVMPYTSRVLLLTDNTHSIPVQVNRNGLRAIAVGTGNPESLELRHVADTADIKEGDLLVSSGMGQRFPAGYPVATVKEVIHDSGQPFAIVRATPTAALNRSRYLLLVFSDRRSPEQRATDSAQAQEAADREAVQERIQGEQAPESSVAPAADTPAQEAN; this is encoded by the coding sequence ATGTTGGTATTTGCCGTTTTGTCGGCAGTGCTGATGGTGGTCGACGCCCGCTTCGATACGCTCAAACCTGTGCGTAGCATGATGGGCATGGTGTTGACGCCCCTGTACGAACTGGCCGAGATGCCTGTGCGAGCCTGGGAAGGCGCGACCCAGCAAATTTCCTCGCGAAGCGAATTGCTGGCCGAAAACGAGAAGCTCAAGGCCGAAGCCCTGTTGCTGCAGCGCCGCCTGCAGAAGTTGGCGACCCTTACCGAGCAGAACGTGCGCCTGCGCGAGCTGCTCAACTCTGCAGCGTTGGTGGACGAGGAAGTGCTGGTCAGCGAACTGATCGGCGTCGATCCCAACCCCTACACGCACCGCATCCTGATCGACAAGGGTGAGAAGGACTGCGTCGACGAGAGCAAGAAAAACTGCGTGTTCCTCGGTCAGCCGGTGCTCGATGCCCGCGGCCTGATGGGGCAGGTGGTGGAAGTCATGCCCTATACCTCGCGCGTACTGCTGCTTACCGATAACACCCACAGTATTCCGGTGCAGGTCAACCGTAACGGCCTGCGCGCCATCGCTGTCGGCACCGGCAACCCGGAGAGCCTCGAACTGCGTCACGTCGCCGATACCGCCGATATCAAGGAAGGCGATCTGCTGGTCAGCTCCGGCATGGGCCAGCGTTTCCCAGCTGGCTATCCGGTAGCCACGGTCAAAGAGGTCATCCATGACTCCGGCCAGCCATTCGCCATCGTTCGCGCCACGCCGACCGCGGCGCTCAATCGCAGTCGTTACTTGCTGCTGGTGTTCTCCGATCGTCGCAGTCCCGAGCAGCGTGCCACCGATTCGGCCCAGGCTCAGGAGGCCGCCGACCGCGAGGCCGTACAGGAACGTATCCAAGGTGAACAGGCGCCAGAGTCGAGCGTCGCTCCGGCCGCGGACACGCCCGCACAGGAGGCGAACTGA
- the mreD gene encoding rod shape-determining protein MreD has translation MVGVRPRNGWVIWLTLAFALLLSVAPMLEFMQVGRPLCVALILTYWVLALPHRVGLTTAWVLGLAQDVLLGTLLGQNALILTLITFLVLSLHQRLRMFPMWQQSMVLMVVFGLAQLVQLWLNALTGSRPPTLAFILPALVSALLWPWICVILRGLHQRLNVN, from the coding sequence ATGGTCGGTGTAAGGCCCCGTAATGGCTGGGTGATCTGGCTGACCCTGGCCTTCGCGCTGCTGCTCAGCGTGGCGCCGATGCTCGAGTTCATGCAGGTCGGTCGTCCGCTGTGTGTCGCCCTGATTCTCACCTACTGGGTGCTGGCGCTGCCGCACCGGGTTGGCCTGACCACTGCCTGGGTGCTTGGTTTGGCGCAGGATGTGCTGCTCGGCACGTTGCTCGGGCAAAACGCGTTGATCCTCACCCTGATCACCTTCCTGGTGCTGAGCCTGCACCAGCGTCTGCGCATGTTTCCCATGTGGCAGCAGAGCATGGTGCTGATGGTGGTGTTCGGTCTCGCCCAGTTGGTTCAACTGTGGCTCAACGCCTTGACCGGCAGCCGTCCGCCAACCCTGGCCTTCATCCTTCCAGCACTGGTCAGCGCCCTGCTGTGGCCCTGGATCTGCGTCATCCTGCGTGGATTGCACCAGCGCCTCAACGTCAACTGA
- a CDS encoding Maf family protein yields the protein MAELFLASASPRRRELLAQIAVPCVTQIASIDENPLPAEPAAAYVERLAREKARAGLLALGGHKDVVVLGADTAVVLDGRILGKPADFAESRAMLQALSGRSHQVMTAVALVGGDREAARVVSSEVSFRPISEAEIEAYWASGEPCDKAGSYGIQGLAAVFVNRLQGSYSAVVGLPLCETAELLGEFGIACWQLPAKGPR from the coding sequence ATGGCCGAGCTGTTTCTGGCCTCCGCCTCGCCCCGTCGCCGTGAATTGCTGGCTCAGATCGCTGTGCCTTGCGTCACGCAAATCGCCTCGATAGATGAAAATCCGTTGCCAGCCGAGCCGGCGGCAGCCTATGTAGAGCGTTTGGCGCGTGAGAAAGCGCGCGCCGGTCTGCTCGCCTTGGGCGGGCACAAGGATGTCGTGGTGTTGGGCGCCGATACCGCTGTGGTGCTCGATGGACGCATTCTGGGTAAGCCAGCGGATTTCGCCGAGTCACGTGCGATGCTGCAGGCTCTGTCGGGGCGTAGCCATCAGGTGATGACGGCCGTGGCGCTGGTCGGTGGCGATCGTGAGGCGGCGCGAGTGGTCAGCAGTGAGGTGAGCTTTCGTCCTATCAGCGAGGCGGAAATCGAAGCGTACTGGGCCAGCGGCGAGCCATGTGACAAAGCGGGAAGTTATGGTATCCAGGGGTTGGCGGCCGTGTTCGTCAATCGATTGCAGGGTAGCTATTCAGCAGTGGTCGGCCTGCCGCTGTGCGAAACTGCGGAGCTGCTTGGCGAATTCGGTATTGCCTGTTGGCAGTTGCCGGCGAAAGGGCCGCGTTAA
- the rng gene encoding ribonuclease G, whose amino-acid sequence MSEEILINITPMESRVAVVENGVLQEVHVERTQKRGIVGNIYKGKVVRVLPGMQAAFVDIGLERAAFIHASEISTREGAAVEPISALVHEGQSLVVQVTKDPIGSKGARLTTQLSIPSRYLVYMPRTSHVGISLKIEDEAERERLKQVVADCVAAEGIEEAGGFILRTAAEGAGADEILIDIRYLRRLWDQIGAQIQNAKAPVVIYEDLSLALRTLRDLVSLRTEKIRVDSRETFQKITQFVAELMPEIADRLEHYPGERPIFDLYGVEDEIQRALERKVPLKSGGYLVVDPAEAMSTIDVNTGAFVGHRTLEETIFKTNLEAATAIARQLRLRNLGGIIIIDFIDMEDEEHQRQVLRTLEKQLERDHAKTNIIGITELGLVQMTRKRTRESLEQILCEPCSACQGRGKLKTPETICYEIFREILREARAYQAESYRVLANQKVVDRLLDEESGNVADLEAFIGRTIKFQVETMYSQEQYDVVLL is encoded by the coding sequence ATGAGCGAAGAGATTCTGATCAATATCACGCCGATGGAGTCGCGCGTGGCGGTGGTGGAAAATGGCGTGCTGCAGGAAGTGCACGTCGAGCGTACACAGAAGCGCGGCATCGTAGGCAACATCTACAAGGGTAAAGTGGTGCGCGTGCTGCCCGGCATGCAGGCGGCCTTCGTCGATATTGGCCTGGAGCGTGCGGCCTTCATTCATGCTTCCGAGATTTCCACCCGCGAAGGAGCGGCGGTGGAGCCGATCAGCGCCCTGGTTCACGAAGGGCAGAGCCTGGTGGTGCAGGTCACCAAGGACCCCATCGGCAGCAAGGGGGCGCGTCTGACCACGCAGTTGTCCATCCCTTCGCGGTATCTGGTGTACATGCCACGCACCAGTCATGTCGGTATTTCCCTGAAGATCGAAGATGAAGCCGAGCGCGAGCGCCTCAAGCAGGTAGTCGCCGATTGCGTCGCCGCCGAAGGCATCGAGGAGGCCGGCGGCTTCATCTTGCGCACCGCAGCTGAGGGTGCTGGCGCTGATGAAATTCTGATCGACATCCGTTATTTGCGTCGCCTCTGGGACCAGATCGGCGCGCAGATCCAGAATGCCAAGGCGCCTGTGGTGATCTACGAGGATCTGTCCCTGGCGCTGCGTACCTTGCGTGACCTGGTCAGCCTACGTACCGAGAAGATTCGCGTGGACTCGCGGGAAACCTTCCAGAAAATCACCCAGTTCGTCGCCGAGCTGATGCCGGAGATTGCCGACCGCCTCGAGCATTACCCCGGTGAGCGGCCGATCTTCGACCTGTACGGTGTCGAGGATGAAATCCAGCGCGCACTGGAGCGCAAGGTGCCGCTAAAGTCCGGCGGCTATCTGGTGGTCGACCCTGCCGAGGCGATGAGCACCATCGACGTCAACACCGGCGCCTTCGTCGGCCATCGCACGCTTGAGGAAACCATCTTCAAGACCAACCTCGAGGCCGCTACCGCGATTGCCCGTCAGCTACGCCTGCGCAACCTGGGCGGCATCATCATCATCGACTTCATCGACATGGAAGATGAAGAGCATCAGCGCCAGGTGCTGCGCACCCTGGAAAAGCAGCTCGAGCGTGATCACGCCAAGACCAACATCATCGGCATCACCGAGCTCGGCCTGGTGCAGATGACCCGCAAGCGCACGCGCGAAAGTCTCGAGCAGATTCTCTGCGAGCCCTGCAGCGCCTGTCAGGGACGCGGCAAGCTGAAGACGCCGGAGACCATCTGCTACGAGATCTTCCGCGAGATTCTGCGCGAAGCCCGTGCCTACCAGGCGGAAAGCTACCGGGTGCTGGCTAATCAGAAGGTGGTTGATCGCCTGCTCGATGAAGAGTCGGGCAACGTCGCCGATCTGGAAGCCTTCATCGGACGTACCATCAAGTTCCAGGTGGAAACCATGTATTCCCAGGAACAGTACGACGTGGTGCTGCTCTGA
- a CDS encoding YhdP family protein, protein MARLFSALLRWGLGLCAAVLVLAALYVSLGRELVPLVAEYRLELEDRVTAQLGVPVRIGRLEGRWQGFAPVLEAHDVRLGSDEEGLSLERVQLVPDVGGSLLARQPRIAHLQFDGLQLNVLQNAEGGWQLQGMPQRSGPEVNVEQLLEQLQIVHRISLLDSRVVVQPLDQEPLLLSYVNLSLRYGNNTQRLDGRLLLPDGQPVALRLRTRMQPESWREAQSELYLSLPQSDWAAWLPKSLLGDWQLQRLQAGGELWLEGHGLTLDKGALRLHAPELVGGQAKHEAVTLKDLAFNAFFTQDKQGVRAQIDSLALTHGEQRIGELHLNLKQKDGGEPDERWALTADRLDLAAWAPLVQALVPMPDKARDVLGELAPVGAINNLLLDYYPRHEGAERLQFAANLDKVGIQAYHGAPAAENVTGSASGNMFQGELRLNSENFALHLDQLFPKPWRYRHAQARLSWDWSETGLTLYSPYMRVDGEEGQVAGDMLIRLLSDPEAEDYMDLRVGMRDGDASYTEKYLPSRAPGMSAELDHWLKTAIRAGHVEEGYFQYQGSLNKGAPLGARSLSLFFKVRDAELAFQPGWPALREGVGEVLIEDDAVRVRLQSGRLQESQVSDVVANIPLLHDGKPPRLQLDGKVQSSLTDAIKLLQEAPLGTAEIFAGWQGEGPLAGRLQLDIPLQKGQPPGVVVDFATEGASLKLANPDLQLSKVQGAFRFDSAAGLSAPDVRAEVFGRQVRGKISAEGASGQARTVFDLRGRVQVDTLSQWLGGPQKLPVSGLLPYRLRLTLDGDDSKLRVDSNLRGVVVDLPAPFGKTAQQERDTDWRMTLSGRERRYWANYGELASLSLAAPPGALADGRGELVLGGGAAGLPPGQGLRVRGGLDELDLDAWKQLGSNHPVKVDADSQRLFRSARLDIGRFRGFGQEVEQLTLGLAREGQGWALQLDSELAAGRVLLADAEGVPIRIDLQHVRLPAPDPEATKASDAPDPMADIDPRQIPALDIAIQRVQRGDKVLGAWSLKVRPEAQGVRFDELDLDLQGLKIGGSAGWRGTPGNTQSWYKGRLQGKDLSDILKAWDFAPSVTSENFRVDADGNWPGSPAWFSLKRFSGNLDPSLRKGQFVEVQGSAQALRVFGLLNFNSIGRRLRLDFSDLLGKGLSYDRVKGNLQATNGLFVTHEPITLTGPSSNLELDGNLDMREERINAKLLVTLPVTNNLPLAALIVGAPAIGGALFVVDKLLGDKVARFASVQYDVKGPMQDPEISFDKPFEKPQ, encoded by the coding sequence CTGGCGCGCCTCTTTTCCGCGCTGCTGCGCTGGGGCTTGGGCTTGTGCGCCGCTGTGTTGGTGCTGGCGGCGCTGTACGTCAGTCTGGGCCGTGAGCTGGTGCCGTTAGTAGCCGAATATCGGCTCGAGCTGGAAGACCGTGTCACGGCGCAGTTGGGTGTGCCGGTGCGCATCGGTCGCCTCGAAGGCCGTTGGCAGGGTTTTGCCCCGGTACTGGAGGCGCATGACGTGCGTCTGGGTAGCGACGAGGAAGGCTTGAGCCTGGAGCGAGTACAACTGGTGCCGGACGTGGGCGGTAGTCTGCTGGCCCGCCAGCCGCGCATCGCCCACCTGCAGTTCGACGGTCTGCAGCTGAACGTACTGCAGAACGCCGAAGGTGGCTGGCAGTTACAAGGGATGCCACAGCGCAGCGGTCCCGAGGTGAATGTCGAGCAGCTACTGGAACAGTTGCAGATCGTGCATCGCATCAGCCTGCTCGACAGTCGTGTGGTGGTGCAGCCGCTGGATCAGGAGCCGCTGCTGCTCAGCTACGTCAACCTGAGCCTGCGCTATGGCAACAACACTCAGCGTCTCGACGGCCGCCTGCTGCTGCCTGATGGGCAACCGGTGGCGCTGCGTTTGCGCACGCGCATGCAGCCCGAGAGTTGGCGCGAGGCACAATCCGAGCTTTATCTAAGCCTGCCGCAGAGCGACTGGGCTGCCTGGCTGCCGAAATCGCTGCTCGGTGACTGGCAGTTACAGCGTCTGCAGGCTGGTGGAGAGCTGTGGCTGGAGGGCCATGGCCTGACCCTGGACAAAGGTGCCTTACGCCTGCATGCCCCCGAGTTGGTCGGCGGCCAGGCCAAGCATGAAGCGGTGACGCTCAAGGACCTTGCCTTCAACGCCTTTTTCACTCAAGACAAGCAGGGCGTGCGGGCGCAGATCGACTCCCTGGCCCTGACCCATGGTGAGCAGCGCATCGGCGAATTGCACCTGAACCTGAAGCAAAAGGATGGGGGCGAGCCTGACGAGCGCTGGGCGCTGACGGCTGATCGTCTTGATCTTGCGGCCTGGGCGCCGCTGGTGCAGGCGCTGGTGCCGATGCCCGATAAAGCCCGCGATGTCTTGGGCGAGCTGGCGCCGGTTGGTGCGATCAACAACCTGCTGCTCGATTACTACCCCCGGCATGAAGGCGCCGAACGCCTGCAATTCGCCGCCAATCTGGACAAGGTGGGCATTCAGGCCTATCACGGCGCGCCGGCCGCCGAGAACGTCACTGGCAGTGCCTCGGGCAATATGTTCCAGGGCGAGCTGCGCCTGAACAGCGAAAATTTCGCCCTGCACCTCGATCAGCTGTTTCCCAAGCCCTGGCGCTACCGCCATGCTCAGGCCCGGTTGAGTTGGGACTGGAGTGAAACCGGCCTGACCTTGTACAGCCCCTACATGCGTGTTGATGGCGAGGAGGGGCAGGTCGCCGGTGACATGCTGATCCGCCTGTTGAGCGATCCTGAGGCCGAAGACTACATGGACCTGCGCGTCGGTATGCGCGACGGCGATGCGTCCTACACTGAGAAGTACCTGCCGAGCCGCGCGCCCGGCATGAGCGCCGAGCTCGATCATTGGCTGAAGACGGCCATCCGTGCGGGGCACGTCGAAGAAGGCTACTTCCAGTATCAGGGCTCGTTGAACAAGGGCGCACCGTTGGGCGCGCGCAGCCTCAGTCTGTTCTTCAAGGTCAGGGATGCCGAGCTGGCCTTCCAGCCCGGTTGGCCTGCGTTGCGCGAGGGCGTGGGTGAGGTGCTGATCGAAGATGATGCAGTGCGCGTGCGCCTACAGAGCGGGCGCTTGCAGGAAAGCCAGGTCAGCGATGTCGTGGCCAATATTCCGCTGTTGCACGACGGCAAACCACCACGTCTGCAGCTCGACGGCAAGGTGCAGAGTAGCCTGACTGACGCCATCAAACTATTGCAGGAAGCGCCTCTGGGGACCGCAGAAATCTTTGCCGGTTGGCAAGGTGAGGGGCCTCTGGCTGGCCGTCTGCAGCTGGATATTCCGCTGCAGAAAGGGCAGCCGCCTGGTGTGGTGGTGGACTTCGCCACTGAGGGCGCAAGCCTCAAATTGGCCAATCCCGATCTGCAACTGAGCAAGGTTCAAGGCGCGTTTCGCTTCGACAGCGCTGCCGGGCTGAGCGCGCCGGATGTTCGCGCCGAGGTCTTCGGGCGTCAGGTGCGCGGCAAGATCAGCGCCGAGGGCGCAAGTGGGCAGGCGCGTACGGTTTTCGATCTGCGTGGACGGGTCCAGGTCGATACCCTCAGCCAGTGGCTGGGTGGGCCGCAGAAGCTGCCAGTCAGCGGACTGCTGCCTTATCGCCTGCGCCTTACCCTGGATGGCGATGACAGCAAGCTGCGTGTCGACTCCAACCTGCGCGGTGTGGTGGTCGACCTGCCCGCGCCTTTCGGTAAGACGGCGCAGCAGGAGCGGGATACCGATTGGCGCATGACCCTCTCCGGGCGTGAGCGCCGTTACTGGGCGAACTATGGCGAGCTTGCCAGTCTGAGTCTGGCCGCACCTCCGGGGGCGCTGGCAGACGGCCGCGGTGAGCTGGTGCTTGGCGGTGGCGCGGCCGGTCTGCCGCCCGGCCAGGGGCTGCGAGTGCGTGGGGGTCTGGACGAGCTGGACCTGGACGCCTGGAAGCAGCTCGGCAGCAATCATCCGGTCAAGGTGGATGCCGACAGCCAGCGCCTGTTTCGCAGTGCGCGACTGGATATCGGGCGTTTCCGCGGCTTTGGCCAAGAGGTCGAACAGCTGACCCTTGGTCTGGCGCGAGAAGGCCAGGGCTGGGCCTTGCAACTCGACAGCGAGCTGGCGGCCGGACGTGTGCTGTTGGCCGATGCCGAGGGTGTGCCTATACGTATCGATCTGCAGCACGTGCGGTTGCCGGCGCCAGATCCTGAGGCGACCAAGGCCAGCGATGCGCCTGATCCTATGGCCGATATCGACCCTCGACAGATTCCGGCGCTGGATATCGCCATCCAACGCGTGCAGCGCGGTGACAAGGTGCTGGGCGCCTGGTCGCTCAAGGTACGCCCGGAAGCGCAGGGCGTGCGTTTCGATGAGCTCGACCTTGACCTGCAGGGGCTGAAAATCGGCGGTAGCGCCGGTTGGCGAGGCACGCCAGGCAACACGCAGAGCTGGTACAAGGGGCGTCTGCAGGGCAAGGATCTCAGCGATATTCTCAAGGCCTGGGATTTTGCCCCCAGCGTCACCAGTGAAAACTTCCGGGTGGATGCCGACGGTAACTGGCCTGGTTCGCCGGCCTGGTTCTCGCTCAAGCGTTTCTCTGGCAACCTCGACCCCTCGCTGCGCAAGGGGCAGTTCGTCGAAGTGCAGGGCTCGGCTCAGGCGCTAAGGGTGTTCGGCCTGCTCAACTTCAACTCCATCGGCCGCCGCCTGCGCTTGGACTTTTCCGACCTGCTGGGCAAGGGCCTGAGTTACGACCGGGTCAAGGGTAACCTGCAGGCGACCAATGGCCTGTTCGTCACCCATGAGCCGATCACCCTGACCGGGCCGTCGAGCAATCTGGAGCTCGACGGTAACCTGGACATGCGTGAAGAACGTATCAATGCCAAGCTGCTGGTGACCCTGCCGGTGACCAACAACTTGCCGCTGGCGGCGTTGATCGTCGGCGCTCCAGCGATTGGCGGGGCGCTGTTCGTGGTGGACAAATTGCTCGGCGACAAGGTCGCTCGCTTTGCCAGTGTGCAGTACGACGTCAAGGGCCCGATGCAGGACCCGGAGATCAGCTTCGACAAGCCCTTCGAAAAACCGCAATGA